CGTTAAGAAACCTTCTTTTTTCAAAGCCGGTCTATGCTCTGCATCAAACTCACACAGCGCTCTGGAGATAGCCATTCTGGCAGCTTCAGCCTGTCCGGTGATACCACCGCCATCAACATTTATTTTGATGTCGTAAGAACCATCCACACCTACAAGTGCCAATGGCTGCTTGACCACAATCTGATGCAGATCAAATGGGAAATAGGTTTCAATCGATCTGTCATTTACAGTGATTTCACCCTTACCTGGTTTCATGTAGATTCTGGCGACTGATGTCTTTCTTCTACCGATTGTATTGATAATTTCCATGGACTGCTTCGGTTAAAATTTAACTTCTTTTGGTTGCTGGGCAGCATGAGGATGCTCAGAACCGTTATAAACGAATAGATTTCTGTAGAGCTCTCTTCCCAGTCTTGTTTTGGGGAGCATGCCTCTGACAGCTTTTTCCACTAAAATCGAAGAAGACTTCTGCTTCAATAATTTTGGCGTGGAAATTCGCTGACCACCTGGATATCCAGTATGGCGTACATAGACTTTTTCGTCCATCTTTCTTCCTGTCAGCCTTACTTTGTCTGCATTGATGACAATCACGTTGTCTCCGCAGTCTACGTGAGGGGTGTAATAAGGCTTGTGCTTACCCCTCAGGATTTTTGCGACCTCACTGGCAAATCTACCTAATACTGCAGACTGGGCATCCACTACAACCCAGTTTTTCTCTACAGTAGTATCATTTGCTGATATGGTCTTGTAGCTTAATGTATCCACTGTGTAAATGTTTAATTATTAGCTTGTTAAATATACTTCACCCTCAAAAAGGGACACAAAGATAGAAGTAATTTCTTTTTATTGCAAAGGAAACCAAAATATTGCCTATAAATTCATTTGAATATTGAATTTTTAACCATTTGGTCTTCTTTCTCTTAACTGTTTTTTTCCAATTGCTTCATCAATACTTCGAAGTCCTTGGGATAAGGGGCAGTTACTTTTATTTTGGAACTGTCCATTCCAGTGAATTCAATGGCATAGGCATGAAGGGAAACCCGCTGCATCAGGGGCTTTTCGTCCGTGCCCTTTTTAAGATTGAATTTTCTTTTTAAAGAAGATAGATAAAGCGGCTTTCCTCCATAAGTTTCATCTCCGCAGATCGGAGACTTCAAGTAGGCCAAATGCACCCGTATCTGATGAAGTCTTCCTGTTATCGGTCTACACTCAATCAATGAATGGGTGTAGAACGTATTCAAGGTGGTGAAATATGTCTGTGCAGGCTTTCCCTCTTTGGTTATCTTGGCGAAACCTTTGTTATTGGCATGAATGTTACGGTCTACCAATAAATTTTTGTACTCATGGATGCCTTCCACTACCGCATGGTAGATTTTGTCAACTTTCCGGTCTTCAAACTGCATGGCAATGTTTCTGTAAGCCTCGGGATTTTTTGCAATGACAAGGCATCCGGAAGTTTCTTTATCCAATCTATGGCATACCTGGGCATCTGAGGTATATTGCTTGGCCAAGTCCAGGATATTCTGTGCCTCATGCCTGTCATCCAAAGTTGATAAATAGGGAAGCTTATTGACCACAAGGTAATCCTCGTTTTCAAATAGTATCAAGTCTTTAAAATTGATCTTTTTCATGCGTTCTTCTTCCCAATGGGGCGCAAAATTATCGAATAATAATCAGTGTAAAAAATTAATACAGAAGATTGTTTTGAAACCTGATAATCTAAAGTAGGTAGGTCAAAGACTTTAGGATATTATCTGTATTTAATTTCAACAGGTGCCACACCGGCATCTAGCATATCAATCCTCCGCGCTGCCTTTTTGGATAGATCGATAATCCTTCCGCCTACAAATGGCCCCCGATCATTGATCCTTACCTTCACCTTCTTGCCATTTTGTAAGTTGGTGACCTTTACTTTGGTCCCAAATGGTAAGGTCTTATGGGCTGCGGTCAATTTGCCTTTTCGGTATATTTCTCCATTGGCAGTCTGTCGGCCATGGTATTTGTCATGGTAGAAGGAAAAGCAATAATATATTTTTGGCTTTCATCCTATAAAGGTTATCGTTCTTGTTGAGATTAAGAAATGATTTATAAATTTGGTACAAATACCCGTTGATGGTTACAAATCCAGTTTACCCTGGATTAAGAACAGTACAGGTCATGCGCTATGTGATGCCATTGCGAGAAGGTGGCTCATTACCTGCTTTGGCTGATGCTGATGATGGGTTCAGTTATGTGCTTAAATTCAAAGGTGCTGGCCAGCGTGAAAAGGCACTTATCGCCGAATTGTTGGGTGGAGAAATAGCCCGATTGCTTGGATTTAATGTCCCTGAACTGGTTTTTACTTATTTGGATGAAGCTTTTGGAAAATCCGAAGGAGATGAGGAAATCCAGGATTTGCTCAAAGGAAGTCAAGGACTGAATTTGGGATTGCACTTTCTTTCCAAGGCTTTGACTTTTGACCCGGGAGCAGGTAAGGTTGATGAACTTCTTGCATCCAAAATTGTTTGGTTAGATGCATTTATCACCAATGTGGATAGAACCTTTAGAAATACCAATCTTTTGATTTGGAACAGAGAGCTTTGGTTGATTGACCATGGGGCGTCTTTTCTATTTCATCATTCTTGGGACAATTGGGAGAAGCATGCCATAAGCCCATTCCCCATGATCAAAGACCATGTGCTTTTGCCCCAAGCAACCCGATTGGATGATGCCGATCAAGAGTTCAGATCCAAACTAAATCAGGATGTGATCAGAACAATAGTACAACTGATACCTGAGGAATGGATTCTTGCATCAAGGGATGTGGAAGAGGCTGAAGATGGCAGATTGGTCTATGAAAAGTTTTTGACAATGCGCTTAGAAAATTCAGAGGTATTTGTGAAAGGAGCAAAAGATGCAAGGGAAACACTTATATGAATACGCTGTCATCCGTGCTGTGCCCAGGGTGGAAAGGGAAGAGTTTGTCAATGTGGGTGTAATGGTCTGCTGCAAAAAAACCAATGAACTTTACTGCAAGTTTTTGTTAAGTATTGAAAAGGTTTTGGCATTGGATAAAGAGGCCGACCTTACTTTGCTTGGAGCTTATTTGCTTTCATTCAGACAAGTGTGTGCCGGTGAGCCAAATGGAAGCCCGATAAGTTTACTCGATGCAGCTTCCCGATTTAGATGGTTGACAGCCCAAAGAAGTTCTATGATTCAGACATCTAGGCCCCATGTAGGTTTTGCTGATGATCTGAAGCAGGTAACTGATGATTTATTTGATAAGTTTGTTGCTTGAAGCTAACACATCTTCTTTCTCCAACGGCAACTCAAAACTAAATACAGAACCTTTCCCCAGGATACTGCTGACTGAGATTTTGCTTTTATGCCCTTCCAGAATATGCTTGACGATGGCAAGTCCCAGGCCTGTTCCGCCCTTTTCTCTGTTCCTGCTTTTATCCACCCTGTAGAATCGTTCAAATATTCTTTTTAGGTCTTCCGGAGGGATGCCTTTCCCATTGTCTTTCACCTCAAAATTAGAAGATCCACTGGGGAATGGTTTTCATTAATTTGAGAATTTTCATTCTCTTGAAAAAGTATAGCCAAGCCTTATCCCTGTCTGTATCGCCCTTAAATTGACCTGGTCAGGAACGATGACAGGCACGGACCCTCCAGGCACGGCTCTTTTGTACATGGTATAGTCAAAATCGGCCCATCTGTAGGACAAATTCAGCCCAAGGTTTACCCTACTGGAAAGTGAGATAATTGTAAGAAAGCCCGATTCCAGATACAAAGAAGAAAGTTTGGGCTTATTGCCTTCATGGATAAACGACCAAGGACTCTGAAATCCTGTGGACTCTAGCTGATAATAGGGGAAGTTCATTTGGGCTATCCCGATTTTCTGATAGGGTCGTATCTGTATTTGTTTTATTATTAAACGATAGCCTAGGCTATAGGCTAAGTATCTGACCCTATAATCTTCTTGACTGCTTACTATATAGGGAAACTGAAGATTTGCAAAATACGCGTTAGCTTTAGTAAGATCGGCAGCATTCCGGGAAGAACCCAGAGAGATGCCATGCACTAATCTTTGATTGTGCAGGAAATTGATTTCAAGGTTCAGATCTGTGCCCCTTCTCGCGCTAGCGTTTCTCTTTTTTGCAAAGATTGTTTCGACATAGTAAAACTCCGTATCAATTAGGGCACTTTGAACATTCTGTGCAAAGTATGTCGTGGAATTGTTTGCGTAGCTGCCTACAGGCAGGAGAATACCTCCCCCAATGGTGATCTCAAACTTGGCTTTATTGAAGAAAAAGTCTTGTCCGATGGTATCAAAGGATAATATCGCCAAAATCAATGTCAGATATCTCTTCATGGCTTACTTCTTTAAAATGATCCTTTGTTCATGGATTAATTTCTCTTCGTAATATATTTTCAGCCAATATTCACCGTTTTCAAGTTGGCTGAAATCCACCATATCGTCTCCTTTAATACTTAAGTGCTGCCTTTGAATGGTATGACCCAGCCCAATAATTTCGATTTTAAATTCGAGTTCCGGGTTTAGGTCGATTTGGAAGTTTCCTTTGGATGGATTTGGAAATACCATAAATGATCCGAAATTGTAAAACGTAATATTCCTGGTTTTTATGGTTTGACCGTTTACTGATTTTGCATCTACTTTGAAACTGATACTTCCTCCGCTTGGCATTTGGATAAGGACATTATTGTTGTTCCGTTTCCGGATACAATATTGAATTTACTGTTGACAGATGCCCAGCTATAGGTAACCCCCGATACAGCTTGAACTGAATAGTTATAGAGGCTCCCGATTTCTATTATTTCATTGCCTTGAATACTTCCTATGTATGTCCAGTATTCCATGGAATTGGGAATGTATCGGTTTGTCAAATGATAAAAGGATTTATTGAGATCGTGAGCTACTAGAGGCCCATCGGTGCCATATTTTGAAATATATTTAGTTGAGGCGAAGGGGGAAGTTGTTTTTACGGCTGAATGACCACCAGGAGAATTAATTTCAAAAAAAACAATCCTGGCATCTGCTTCAGAATTTATTCTTACATATTTACTGTCTGACCTCCATGTTCCCCCATCAATACCTTTATTATTTGGACACTGGTAAGGAGTATTGACAGTAGTATTCCATGAAGGGACAGTGCAGCAGGATGGAATGGAGCTACAGGTATTCTCCATCATTGCCATTGTAAATCCATGGCAATTGTACACTGCATCAATGTCGCATTCAGATAACCTTTTAGAGCCATGTTGAGAACCAATTAGCCAATAAATATCACTTTGGTCAGAATAACATTGGACGGACTGACCGAAGGTACCTAAGTGAAAGAGAAAAATTAAGGCATAAATATTTAAGAAATGTTTCATAAAAAAAGAGATCATGTAAGGCAAGGTCTAGATAATAAGATAAGTATAGAATTCCAAATCAGATTACAAATATGAAAATATTGATTTTCTATTTTTTTTATGTATTTCCGTTTTAATACCAGTGACTTTTGATTAATTGTTGTTGACGATCTAAAACAGTTAACTGATGATTTATTTGATAAGTTTGTTGCTTGAGACTACAGCCTCTTCTTTTTCCAATGGCAACTCAAAACTAAAAATAGAACCTTTACCCAAAGTGCTGCTGACAGAGATCTTGCTTTTATGTCCTTCCAATATATGCTTGACAATGGCGAGACCAAGACCTGTACCTCCCTTTTCCCTGTTCCGGCTTTTATCTACCCTATAAAATCTTTCAAATATTCTCTTAAGATCTTCGGGCGGGATGCCTTTGCCATTGTCTTTCACTTCAACGGTAATCTGATTTTTATGAATTTTCAGGCTCACGTCTATTTCTCCCCCATCATTGTTGTATTTGATGGAATTGGAAATCAGATTTTGGCATACCCGGAAGATTTTCTCCTTATCCGCAAAAGTCCTGTAGGTTTTTTCTTTGTCATAGTAAAAGCGGATCAACATATCCCTTTTGGATGCCTTGTGCTCCAATTCTTCAATTACCTCATGGATCACCTCTTTGAGATCAAATGATTCAAAATGAAATTTGACGACCCCGCTCTCCATTTGGTTTAGGGTCAACATGTCCTGCACCAATTTGTCAAGGGCATTAAGGCTCTTGGCAGCACGTTTCAAAAATTTCAATCTGACAGACTTATCTTCCACGGCACCATCCAAAAGCGTGTGGACATATCCCTGTGCTGCAAAAATCGGTGTTTTGAGTTCGTGGGATATATCAGCTATAAACTCCTTTCTGAATTCCGCATTTTTCTGAAGAGCCTCTATTTCTTTGTTTTTGGCCTGTGCATAGGAATTGATGGTCTTGTTGATTTTTCTAAGAGGTGAAATTGACAATTTATCAGACTTGTCGGGAATACTGGTATAGTCCTTTTTTTGTATTTTTTCCAGTACTCCATAGATATTACTGATTTCATTAAAAATCAAAAATTCCAAAGTTACATTCATCAAAATATAGGAAACAGAAAAAGAAATACTCCCCGCCACGACCAATAGCGTCGGTGTAGCATCATCCAAAAGCAATAAAAATAACACCGTTAGGGTAGAAATGGCCAATGCCAATACCAAAGAAATTCCCCGCGATGTGGTCAACATATAATCAGTTCAATTCGAATTTATAACCCACTCCTTTTACAGTAGTGATATAATCTTCACCAATCTTTTCCCTGACTTTTCTGATATGCACATCGACAGTTCTTGCCAGCACAAATACATCAGCTCCCCAGATATTCTGCAAAAGATCATCTCTACTGAATACCATATTAGGGTTTTTGGCCAGGAAATACAACAATTCGAATTCTTTTTTGGGCAGCGTTATTGTCTTGCCAGCTTTATCTATAGTGTAGCTGGTCCTATCTATGGTAAGATCTTTGATTTTTATCTGGGAAAACTCCTGTTCCTTTTTGGATTCCCTTCTGAACAATGCAGCAATTCTGCTCATCAATGCTCGGGGCTTTATAGGCTTTGTGATATAATCATCCGCCCCCACGTCAAAAGCCGCAACTTCCGAATATTCCTCTGATCTTGCAGTTAGAAAAATTATAAAGGTGTTTTTCAATTCCGGAATTTCACGAATCTGACGGCATGTTTCTACCCCATCTTGCTGAGGCATCATAATATCAAGTAAAATCACGTCAGGCTGGAATTTGATTGCCTTTTTAACTGCTTTTATTCCATCTTCAGCAGCTTCTACCTCATAACCTTCTTTTTTAAGATTATAGGTGAGAATTTCTACAATGTCCGGCTCATCGTCCACGACAAGAACCCTTATTTTTTGTTTATCACTCATTGGTTTTAGCGGGTTTGGTTGCGCTAATGTGATGCTAATTTAAAAAAAGACCTCATATAAATCAGATTTTATAAATTGGAGTGTATCAAATACAACATTAAGTTATTATTTACTCCTCCATTGTTAAGAAATCTTTACCGGATCATAAATTAATCATTACGTAAACCTTTAGCTTCCATAATTTCCATATCTAAAGAACCAACCATTAATTTGGCTTTTATTCTAATAGGAATTTTATTTCTGTCATCAGTAATCCAGACAGTGACCGGTTGTTCCCCTCGGAAAATTTTATTTTTTGGCATAACGGGAGAAAAAATAAAGGTATCAAATGATCCCAATCTGGTTTTTATCAATTCTTTTCCCCCGTATATTAATTTTAGGTTATATATTTCTTTATCAAAGAAACCTGTTAAAGTAATTTGGTCTCCTTTTTTGAGTCCACTTAAATTCATTGTCCTTAAATAATAAAAACCGCTGACAATATCCTGTACGTTTTCAGGAACTTTATACTCTTTGGTTTCGACCAGGTTTATATTTTCCCTATCGTATAGTTTAACTTTTGCATTCTTTTTATTGTGATTGAAAAACACCTTCTCATGCTTTCTGTACTTACCCTCCTCTATATGCCTATATGATTGATGTGGGATGATTTTGGTTGTATCCAAATAACTGCCCCAGTTGTCATTGACTTTGAAAAGTTTAAATATTCCCAATGTCTGCCCGTAGACATCAATTTTGTAGGATGGTTGGCTGTCTACAGTATAAATTGTAGGATTTACCACCATCTTTGCTTCTGCTGCATCAAAAAAGCCGAAGCTCACCTTGAAGAGTAATTCTTCACCTTTTTGAAATGCTTTGTTTTTTTGAGAAAAAGCATCAGTAATCCCAAGGATTAAAAAAAATGTGACAACTACTGACTTATTTAGATGATTTTTCATTAAATTAAGTTTTCTACTGAAAGCTTTTCATTTCTTATTCCAATATTAGCGACTTATTGAAGAATTTTGATTTTTGGTACCAAAATGTAAATACGTAATCCTTTTTGGAAGTGTTGGGTGTCCAATTATCAATCATTAATTTCACAATCTCAAATAAAAGAATTTTTAACACAAAAATATATGAACTCAAATACAGAAAAACTGAAAGCCCTGCAACTTACCATAGACAAATTAGAAAAGACCTATGGTAAAGGTACTGTTATGAAACTAAGTGACAATACCGTTCAGGATATACCTGCAATTTCAACCGGTTCCTTGGGATTGGATATGGCATTGGGTATTGGAGGCATACCTAGGGGCAGGGTAATTGAAATCTACGGGCCGGAATCTTCCGGAAAAACCACACTTACCATGCATTGCATTGCAGAAGCTCAAAAGGCAGGTGGATTGGCGGCTTTTATTGATGCAGAACATGCCTTTGATAAAAAATATGCCGAAAATCTCGGAATAGATATTGAAAACCTGCTGATTTCACAACCTGACAACGGAGAACAGGCATTGGAAATTGCGGAGCATCTTATCCGTTCAGGCGCCATAGATATTATCGTTATTGATTCTGTGGCTGCATTGGTACCCAAGGGGGAACTTGAAGGGGAAATGGGAGACAGTAAGATGGGACTTCAGGCAAGATTGATGTCCCAAGCTTTGAGGAAATTAACCGGCGCGATCAATAAAACCGGTTGTTCATGTATTTTCATCAATCAGTTGAGAGACAAGATAGGTGTGATGTTTGGAAGTCCAGAAACAACCACAGGAGGAAATGCATTGAAATTTTATGCCTCGGTCCGTCTGGATATCCGTAGGATAGGTCAGATCAAAGAAGGTGCTGACAATGTGCTGGGTAACCGGACCAAAGTGAAAGTAGTGAAAAATAAAGTTGCTCCGCCTTTTAAGGTAGTGGAATTTGACATTATGTATGGTCAGGGAATCTCCAAAGTAGGTGAAATAATTGATCTGGGTGTTGAATTCGATATCATCAAAAAAGCAGGGTCATGGTTTTCTTATGAAGGTAACAAACTGGGGCAGGGCAGAGATACCGTTAAGGCATTATTATTGGATAATCCAGAATTGATGGACGAACTTGAAGTTAAAATCAAAGAAAAAGCAGGTTTGAAAACAAACCCAAAAAGTAAAAACGAAGCGGAGTGAACATGATTAACAGCTATTGATTATCATTAACAAAAAACCCGGTCATCCGACCGGGTTTTTTTGTTTTGATCTATTGCTTTAAAATTCAGATTCTTTCAAAAAACAATAGTTATATATTGGTTTTATCCAAGCATTATTGAATTCTATTAATATGCCGGATTTATGCTCTGATAGCTTCCACGGGGTCAAGCCTTGCCGCTAAGGTTGCCGGTACTATACCTGAAACTATTCCGATAGCCGAAGAAATACCAAGTCCCAATACAATGTTTTTGAAAGACAGAATCAGCTCCAAAGAACCCAATTGAATAAAGGTGAGGGAAAAAACAATCAATATACCTGCGACTCCACCAATCAAACTCAGAAAGACTGCTTCAAACAAAAATTGGAACAAAATGAAGTAATTTTTAGCTCCCAATGATTTTTGAATGCCGATGATATTGGTTCTCTCTTTGACTGAAACAAACATGATATTGGCAATTCCAAAGCCACCAACCAAAATTGAAAATCCTCCGATTACCCATCCTGCAGCGCTGATGACATCGAAAATCGATCCAATGGTGTTCATGATAAATTCAGATTTGTTCAGGGCAAAATTCTCTTCTTCGGTCGGTTTTAGTCCCCGCTTTGCCCGCAATGCACCGATCAATTCGTTTTCAACGGCAACCATGCCTATGTCATCATCTCTCCCTTTTATGGCAATATCCGGCTCAATCCCGTTTTTTCCCACATAGTAAAGCTTTGTGAAGCTTCCATATGGAATCATAGCAGCCATATCTTTTGAGGCAATTTCAAAAAGGCCTTCACCTTCTTCTTCAAATATGCCAATTATGGTAAATTTCGCCCCTTTGATTTTCATTTCTTTTCCCAGTACATTTCCACTGGGGAACAGCGTATTTGCTATTTTGGTACCGATAATGGCGACATTTCTGGATGAATTGATTTCCATTTCCGTGAAAAAACGACCCGATTGCAGGGGCAAATCATAAACGTCTTGGTAAGTATAAGTGACCCCAGTCAGGTTAGTTCCCTTATAGGAATTACTTCCGGCCTGAACAATGGTATTGGCAGAAGCCGAAAAAGAAACTGCTTCTGCATTCCGCAGTTTATCTTTCAAAAATAAATATTCGGAATACGTATTGTAGGGTCTCCTGAAATATTTCCACCAAGGATAATCAGGGCCACCTACAAATTGAAATCTGTTGACGGTAATTACGTTGCTGCCCAAAAAGGTAAAGCTTGATTTGATGTTTTTTTCCAATGAATCAACCAGTGTAAATACTGCAATTATTGAAAATATCCCTACAGTAACCCCAAGAAGGGATAAGATTGTCCTGGTAAGGTTGGATTTGAGAGCCTGCATTGCAAACCTGAGACTCTCCCATACTAATTTTAGAAAGACCACGCCTAAATTGTTTGGATTAAAACTATTTGGCAATATAAGTAGATTTCGGGATTTTTATTTTTAACTTTGCGGTTTTTAAATATAAATTGAATATCAAAATAATAGTATATCCTACTCATACCATATGAAGTTATCAGACTTTAAATTCGACGTCCCCAAAAAATTAATTTCTTTATACCCCGCAGCCAACAGAGACGAATCCCGTCTTATGGTGATTCATAGAAAGACAGGTCAGATTGAGCATCGTCTTTTCAAGGAAATCATAGAGTATTTCGGTGAAGGTGATGTTTTTGTAATGAACAACACCAAGGTTTTCCCAGCAAGATTATATGGTAATAAAGAAAAAACCGGTGCTAAAATTGAAGTTTTTTTATTAAGAGAATTGAATCAGGAATTGAGGCTTTGGGATGTGTTGGTTGACCCTGCAAGAAAAATCCGGGTAGGAAATAAGCTTTATTTCGGAGATAGTGATCTGGTAGCTGAGGTCATTGACAACACAACTTCCAGAGGAAGAACGATCAGATTTTTATTTGATGGTACTGACGAGGAATTTTACAAAACCATTGATACGCTTGGAGAGACCCCGATATTGAAAGAATTTATTGACAGGAAAGTGGAGGCGGAAGATAGAGAAAGATATCAAACTATTTTTGCAAAGCATGTTGGTGCTGTCGCTGCGCCTACAGCAGGATTGCACTTCACACCTCATTTGCTGAAAAGATTGGAATTAAAGGGAGTTGAGATTTCACCCATTACACTTCATGTAGGATTGGGAACGTTCAGACAGGTAGATGTTGAAGATTTGACCAAACATAAAATGGACTCAGAGAATTATGATATTCCTGAAGCCACAGTAGAATTGGTGAATAAGGCTTTGGATAACAAGAAAAGGGTAGTATCAGTTGGAACCACGACTTTAAAAACCATTGAATCCTCAGTGACTGCCAATGGAAGACTAAAAGCAAGTAGTGGTTGGACTGATAAGTTTATCATTCCACCATATGAATTCAAGATAGCAAATTCGCTTATCACCAATTTTCACCTTCCGGAATCCACATTATTGATGACGGCTTCTGCATTTGGAGGATACGATCTTATCATGAAAGCCTATCAGGAGGCGATCAAGGAAAAATATCGGTTTTTCTCCTATGGAGATGCGATGTTGATACTCTAAAATACTCAAAAGGCTCGAAAGAGCCTTTTTTTATTCTTCATATTTTTTTCATCTTGAGGGAAAATTGAGTAAGAAATTTTAGCCTTATTTTGCCAATACATTAATTCATGAAAAGATACGCTATTATTGTTGCAGGTGGCAGTGGAACAAGGATGGGGTCGGCCATACCCAAGCAATACCTCGAAATTGGAGGAATGCCCATATTGATGCATACTTTGTCCGTATTTAACTTTTTAGATACAGAAATAGACTTGATTTTGGTTATTCCTGAATCTGATTTTACTTTTTGGGAGAATTTGTGTTCTCAGTTTGACTTCAAAGTTCCCCATAAATTGGTAAAGGGCGGAAATAGCAGGTTTCAATCAGTAAAAAACGGTTTGGATTCCATTGGGGATATTAAGGGGACAGTGGCTATCCATGATGGGGTAAGACCTTTTGTAAACCCCAAGGTCATTGAGGAAAGTTTTTTGAAAGCGGAGGAATTCGGCTCTGCAATAGCGGTGGTGGACTTAAAGGATTCTATCAGGAAGCTGACAGAAGATGGCAAGTCATTTTTTCAGGACAGACAATATTTCCGGCTGGTCCAGACTCCCCAGACTTTTTTGCTTGACAAAATCAAAAAAGCCTACGAAGTCCCCGAATTGAAACATTTCACAGATGATGCCACTGTTTTTGAACATCAGGGTTGGCAGGTGTTTTTAATCCCGGGGAATCCGGGAAATTTAAAGATAACCTCACCTGAAGACTTGGAATACGCTTCTTTTCTGATTCAGAAAAAAAACAAGTGATTTTTTCACCGAATTAATCCCGGCATTCACCGAGTTTTTGTGGGGGATTGCCTATTTACCGTTATTTATTTTTTCCATATGGTTTAGTTTTGTCAGCATCAATTCATTCAAAAATCTAAATCACAAAACAATGGCAAAAGATAATTTCTCCAAAAGTAACAGCGACATAACAGCAGGCATAGTCATATTGATCATAGGTGCAGTTCTGTTATTAAAAGCTCTCGGATTTTGGTTTCCGGTGTGGCTTATTTCATGGCCGATGATTTTAATTACCATCGGGATAGTAATATTGGTCAAGAACAACTTCCAATCAGGCTTTGGTGTGTTCATGATTCTATTCGGAGGGTTTTGGCTGATCCAGAGAAACTTCGGGTTTCCATTTGAACTCAAGCCATACCTCATTCCCGGAGGATTGATCCTCTTAGGATTATACCTGATCGCTAAAAGGAGTTCAGACAAAAACCGTTTCAATGAAGAATATTTCAAATCCTTGGCGCCGAAAGTAAATCCAAAAAGTCCGGAAGATTCTCCAACCGGGGATGAAAATACCGATACTTTCAAAAAACCAAACTATGCTTTTAACGA
This window of the Aquiflexum balticum DSM 16537 genome carries:
- the recA gene encoding recombinase RecA, producing the protein MNSNTEKLKALQLTIDKLEKTYGKGTVMKLSDNTVQDIPAISTGSLGLDMALGIGGIPRGRVIEIYGPESSGKTTLTMHCIAEAQKAGGLAAFIDAEHAFDKKYAENLGIDIENLLISQPDNGEQALEIAEHLIRSGAIDIIVIDSVAALVPKGELEGEMGDSKMGLQARLMSQALRKLTGAINKTGCSCIFINQLRDKIGVMFGSPETTTGGNALKFYASVRLDIRRIGQIKEGADNVLGNRTKVKVVKNKVAPPFKVVEFDIMYGQGISKVGEIIDLGVEFDIIKKAGSWFSYEGNKLGQGRDTVKALLLDNPELMDELEVKIKEKAGLKTNPKSKNEAE
- a CDS encoding ABC transporter permease, which produces MVFLKLVWESLRFAMQALKSNLTRTILSLLGVTVGIFSIIAVFTLVDSLEKNIKSSFTFLGSNVITVNRFQFVGGPDYPWWKYFRRPYNTYSEYLFLKDKLRNAEAVSFSASANTIVQAGSNSYKGTNLTGVTYTYQDVYDLPLQSGRFFTEMEINSSRNVAIIGTKIANTLFPSGNVLGKEMKIKGAKFTIIGIFEEEGEGLFEIASKDMAAMIPYGSFTKLYYVGKNGIEPDIAIKGRDDDIGMVAVENELIGALRAKRGLKPTEEENFALNKSEFIMNTIGSIFDVISAAGWVIGGFSILVGGFGIANIMFVSVKERTNIIGIQKSLGAKNYFILFQFLFEAVFLSLIGGVAGILIVFSLTFIQLGSLELILSFKNIVLGLGISSAIGIVSGIVPATLAARLDPVEAIRA
- the queA gene encoding tRNA preQ1(34) S-adenosylmethionine ribosyltransferase-isomerase QueA → MKLSDFKFDVPKKLISLYPAANRDESRLMVIHRKTGQIEHRLFKEIIEYFGEGDVFVMNNTKVFPARLYGNKEKTGAKIEVFLLRELNQELRLWDVLVDPARKIRVGNKLYFGDSDLVAEVIDNTTSRGRTIRFLFDGTDEEFYKTIDTLGETPILKEFIDRKVEAEDRERYQTIFAKHVGAVAAPTAGLHFTPHLLKRLELKGVEISPITLHVGLGTFRQVDVEDLTKHKMDSENYDIPEATVELVNKALDNKKRVVSVGTTTLKTIESSVTANGRLKASSGWTDKFIIPPYEFKIANSLITNFHLPESTLLMTASAFGGYDLIMKAYQEAIKEKYRFFSYGDAMLIL
- a CDS encoding 2-C-methyl-D-erythritol 4-phosphate cytidylyltransferase, whose amino-acid sequence is MKRYAIIVAGGSGTRMGSAIPKQYLEIGGMPILMHTLSVFNFLDTEIDLILVIPESDFTFWENLCSQFDFKVPHKLVKGGNSRFQSVKNGLDSIGDIKGTVAIHDGVRPFVNPKVIEESFLKAEEFGSAIAVVDLKDSIRKLTEDGKSFFQDRQYFRLVQTPQTFLLDKIKKAYEVPELKHFTDDATVFEHQGWQVFLIPGNPGNLKITSPEDLEYASFLIQKKNK
- a CDS encoding LiaF transmembrane domain-containing protein — encoded protein: MAKDNFSKSNSDITAGIVILIIGAVLLLKALGFWFPVWLISWPMILITIGIVILVKNNFQSGFGVFMILFGGFWLIQRNFGFPFELKPYLIPGGLILLGLYLIAKRSSDKNRFNEEYFKSLAPKVNPKSPEDSPTGDENTDTFKKPNYAFNDSSDLVNAQALFTGIERRILSKNFRGGKTSAIFGGTEIDLTQADLAEGAVLNVEVAFGGVKLIVPSHWELQINVSNIFAGIEDKRSYSKIPPDPSKVLKIYGSIVFGGLEIKSF